One Nicotiana tomentosiformis chromosome 4, ASM39032v3, whole genome shotgun sequence genomic window carries:
- the LOC104102350 gene encoding phosphatidate phosphatase PAH2-like isoform X2 — protein sequence MNTMGRIGSYIGRGVSSVSGTFHPFGGAVDIIVVEQPDGSFKSSPWYVRFGKFQGVLKAKEKVVHITVNGVEAGFHMYLDNRGQAFFLKELDIEDGGDSLFSSSSSGEDTDGQTSSKPPTKSKSCNYDAVDSISVTQINVSGEDVLVRANSRKPGILGRVFGRKSMKSYRPLEEDTNASVIRADSLECAEMAADLLEMKWSTNLTPKRYSRDYATRISAEDTSQGVKDEYLQINDTKSDMSFPSHDNKLDNLDFRESAREKDDGNQLIFQALEKSVKKSSKHVLFSASENAARVSTVVQGGEHYSGEESLKSSYDGGDLGIVNADHDAKGITFISEVSNSSSQVVNSAELERHDSFATNHLSEEENETAAVQSFSYCETEENSTAVLDVSIEQVTQNLCASRDLEACMHPQTLLGVNDLMAVGNSQPEEDLLVEKDSSNVQGFEKNENCFKDLTNKICANSTTHFLVCESGSLNSSAAEADFGWILPMSSSEALGDPHESSGSLVPLTVPSSESLEEQQLLFGDIDGCGDTVARYAESISLDYKEKDYLVPKNEPGPALEKSIQRDPPFVADGRKLKTVSSNVDIPVVVQDNEVMRMSRSLPNMWSPDNDMPSNPDDLNSSIVLQTTEVAEVAEEVQNISATPKIERDARSNNLSSGNWRSWSFSYKRSKSQKSSGSSVDEDVNSDAKSISNNTGGVREKDVPRSRISKKKIMLTTPTSEQLATLNLKEGKNIVVFTFSTAMLGTQQVDARIYLWRWDSKIVISDVDGTITRSDVLGQFMPLVGMDWSQTGVAHLFSAIKENGYHLLFLSARAISQAYLTRQFLFKLMQDGKGLPEGPVLTSPDGLFRSLFREVVTRSPHEFKITCLQDVKALFPSDRNPFYAGFGNRDTDKLSYLKVGIPEGKIFTIDPKGQIVMNHHIDTKSYTYIHGCVDGMFPPLSSREQICYGQSVITKRRFFRR from the exons atgaatACTATGGGGAGGATAGGTAGCTACATTGGGAGAGGAGTAAGTAGTGTTTCTGGGACTTTCCATCCATTTGGTGGTGCTGTAGATATCATAGTGGTGGAGCAACCAGATGGTAGTTTTAAATCCTCTCCTTGGTATGTTCGGTTTGGGAAGTTTCAAGGGGTTTTGAAGGCGAAAGAAAAGGTGGTTCATATAACTGTCAATGGCGTTGAAGCGGGATTTCATATGTATTTAGATAATAGAGGACAAGCTTTCTTTCTAAAGGAGTTGGATATAGAAGATGGAGGAGactctttattttcttcttcatccTCGGGTGAGGATACTGATGGGCAAACGAGTAGTAAGCCGCCAACAAAATCAAAGAGTTGCAATTATGATGCTGTTGACTCTATTTCAGTTACTCAGATTAATGTGAGCGGTGAGGATGTCTTGGTGAGGGCTAATTCCCGAAAACCTGGGATTTTAGGCAGGGTTTTTGGGAGGAAGTCGATGAAGAGTTACAGGCCTCTCGAGGAAGACACTAATGCCAGTGTTATCAGGGCAGACTCGTTGGAGTGTGCTGAAATGGCAGCTGATCTCTTAGAAATGAAGTGGTCTACTAATCTGACCCCCAAGAGGTACAGTAGAGACTACGCTACACGAATTTCTGCCGAAGATACGTCACAGGGTGTTAAAGATGAGTACTTGCAAATTAATGACACAAAAAGTGATATGAGTTTTCCGTCACATGATAACAAGTTAGACAATCTTGATTTCCGTGAGTCTGCTCGTGAGAAGGATGATGGTAATCAACTGATCTTTCAGGCTCTAGAGAAGTCTGTCAAGAAATCTAGTAAACATGTGTTATTTTCAGCATCTGAGAATGCTGCAAGAGTGTCAACTGTTGTCCAAGGTGGCGAACATTATAGTGGTGAAGAAAGCTTAAAGAGTTCTTATGACGGTGGTGACCTAGGCATAGTTAATGCTGATCATGATGCCAAGGGTATTACATTTATATCTGAGGTTTCAAATTCCAGTTCACAAGTTGTGAACTCCGCTGAGCTTGAGAGACACGATTCTTTTGCAACTAACCATCTTTCAGAGGAGGAAAATGAAACTGCTGCGGTCCAATCTTTTTCCTATTGTGAAACTGAAGAGAACTCAACAGCAGTGCTAGATGTTTCAATTGAACAAGTTACTCAAAACTTGTGTGCTTCTCGTGATCTAGAAGCTTGTATGCATCCCCAAACGCTTCTCGGTGTGAATGATTTAATGGCAGTGGGGAACTCTCAACCAGAAGAGGATTTATTAGTTGAAAAGGATTCTTCAAATGTTCAAGGATTTGAAAAAAATGAAAACTGTTTCAAGGATTTAACCAACAAAATCTGTGCAAACTCAACCACTCATTTTTTAGTCTGTGAGAGTGGCTCATTGAATAGCTCTGCTGCGGAAGCAGATTTTGGGTGGATTTTGCCTATGTCTTCTTCAGAAGCTCTTGGTGATCCTCATGAATCTAGCGGCAGTTTGGTCCCACTTACTGTTCCTTCATCAGAAAGCTTGGAGGAACAGCAGCTTCTCTTTGGTGACATTGATGGTTGTGGTGACACGGTTGCCAGATACGCAGAGTCCATTTCTTTAGATTATAAGGAAAAAGACTATCTAGTCCCAAAGAATGAGCCTGGTCCTGCTCTGGAAAAGTCTATCCAACGTGATCCGCCATTTGTTGCAGATGGAAGAAAACTCAAAACTGTATCAAGCAACGTTGACATTCCTGTAGTAGTTCAGGATAACGAAGTTATGCGGATGAGCAGATCTCTACCCAATATGTGGTCTCCTGATAATGATATGCCTTCTAACCCCGATGACCTAAACTCATCAATTGTACTACAGACAACAGAAGTTGCTGAGGTCGCAGAGGAGGTGCAAAATATTTCAGCCACTCCAAAAATTG AAAGAGATGCCAGATCCAATAATTTATCGAGTGGGAACTGGAGATCATGGTCTTTTTCTTATAAGAGATCAAAAAGCCAGAAAAGTTCTGGCTCATCCGTGGATGAAGATGTAAACTCTGATGCTAAAAGTATTTCAAATAACACAGGTGGTGTCAGAGAAAAAGATGTGCCCAGGTCAAGGATTTCTAAGAAGAAAATAATGTTAACCACTCCAACATCTGAACAGCTGGCCACTTTGAATCTGAAGGAAGGAAAGAATATAGTTGTATTCACGTTTTCGACTGCGATGCTGGGAACACAGCAG GTTGATGCACGTATATATTTGTGGAGATGGGACTCAAAGATTGTTATATCTGATGTTGATGGAACAATTACTAG ATCTGATGTTCTAGGGCAGTTCATGCCTTTGGTTGGGATGGACTGGTCACAGACAGGCGTTGCACATCTTTTTTCGGCTATCAAG GAGAATGGATATCATTTGCTTTTCCTAAGTGCACGTGCTATTTCACAGGCCTATCTCACTAGACAATTCCTGTTTAAACTTATGCAG GATGGAAAGGGATTACCAGAAGGACCTGTTCTTACATCGCCTGATGGACTTTTTCGTTCTTTATTTCGAGAAG TGGTTACAAGATCTCCTCATGAATTCAAAATTACTTGCTTACAG GATGTCAAGGCATTGTTCCCTTCTGATAGGAATCCCTTCTATGCTGGTTTTGGAAACAGAGACACCGACAAGCTCAGCTACCTCAAGGTTGGAATACCTGAAGGAAAAATCTTCACCATCGATCCCAAG GGCCAAATTGTTATGAACCACCACATAGATACAAAGTCATACACCTACATACATGGTTGCGTCGATGGCATGTTTCCACCCTTGTCCTCACGTGAGCAG ATTTGTTATGGACAAAGTGTTATTACTAAGAGGAGGTTTTTTCGCCGTTGA
- the LOC104102350 gene encoding phosphatidate phosphatase PAH2-like isoform X1 yields the protein MNTMGRIGSYIGRGVSSVSGTFHPFGGAVDIIVVEQPDGSFKSSPWYVRFGKFQGVLKAKEKVVHITVNGVEAGFHMYLDNRGQAFFLKELDIEDGGDSLFSSSSSGEDTDGQTSSKPPTKSKSCNYDAVDSISVTQINVSGEDVLVRANSRKPGILGRVFGRKSMKSYRPLEEDTNASVIRADSLECAEMAADLLEMKWSTNLTPKRYSRDYATRISAEDTSQGVKDEYLQINDTKSDMSFPSHDNKLDNLDFRESAREKDDGNQLIFQALEKSVKKSSKHVLFSASENAARVSTVVQGGEHYSGEESLKSSYDGGDLGIVNADHDAKGITFISEVSNSSSQVVNSAELERHDSFATNHLSEEENETAAVQSFSYCETEENSTAVLDVSIEQVTQNLCASRDLEACMHPQTLLGVNDLMAVGNSQPEEDLLVEKDSSNVQGFEKNENCFKDLTNKICANSTTHFLVCESGSLNSSAAEADFGWILPMSSSEALGDPHESSGSLVPLTVPSSESLEEQQLLFGDIDGCGDTVARYAESISLDYKEKDYLVPKNEPGPALEKSIQRDPPFVADGRKLKTVSSNVDIPVVVQDNEVMRMSRSLPNMWSPDNDMPSNPDDLNSSIVLQTTEVAEVAEEVQNISATPKIERDARSNNLSSGNWRSWSFSYKRSKSQKSSGSSVDEDVNSDAKSISNNTGGVREKDVPRSRISKKKIMLTTPTSEQLATLNLKEGKNIVVFTFSTAMLGTQQVDARIYLWRWDSKIVISDVDGTITRSDVLGQFMPLVGMDWSQTGVAHLFSAIKENGYHLLFLSARAISQAYLTRQFLFKLMQDGKGLPEGPVLTSPDGLFRSLFREVVTRSPHEFKITCLQDVKALFPSDRNPFYAGFGNRDTDKLSYLKVGIPEGKIFTIDPKGQIVMNHHIDTKSYTYIHGCVDGMFPPLSSREQEDFNSWNYWKLPSPIRD from the exons atgaatACTATGGGGAGGATAGGTAGCTACATTGGGAGAGGAGTAAGTAGTGTTTCTGGGACTTTCCATCCATTTGGTGGTGCTGTAGATATCATAGTGGTGGAGCAACCAGATGGTAGTTTTAAATCCTCTCCTTGGTATGTTCGGTTTGGGAAGTTTCAAGGGGTTTTGAAGGCGAAAGAAAAGGTGGTTCATATAACTGTCAATGGCGTTGAAGCGGGATTTCATATGTATTTAGATAATAGAGGACAAGCTTTCTTTCTAAAGGAGTTGGATATAGAAGATGGAGGAGactctttattttcttcttcatccTCGGGTGAGGATACTGATGGGCAAACGAGTAGTAAGCCGCCAACAAAATCAAAGAGTTGCAATTATGATGCTGTTGACTCTATTTCAGTTACTCAGATTAATGTGAGCGGTGAGGATGTCTTGGTGAGGGCTAATTCCCGAAAACCTGGGATTTTAGGCAGGGTTTTTGGGAGGAAGTCGATGAAGAGTTACAGGCCTCTCGAGGAAGACACTAATGCCAGTGTTATCAGGGCAGACTCGTTGGAGTGTGCTGAAATGGCAGCTGATCTCTTAGAAATGAAGTGGTCTACTAATCTGACCCCCAAGAGGTACAGTAGAGACTACGCTACACGAATTTCTGCCGAAGATACGTCACAGGGTGTTAAAGATGAGTACTTGCAAATTAATGACACAAAAAGTGATATGAGTTTTCCGTCACATGATAACAAGTTAGACAATCTTGATTTCCGTGAGTCTGCTCGTGAGAAGGATGATGGTAATCAACTGATCTTTCAGGCTCTAGAGAAGTCTGTCAAGAAATCTAGTAAACATGTGTTATTTTCAGCATCTGAGAATGCTGCAAGAGTGTCAACTGTTGTCCAAGGTGGCGAACATTATAGTGGTGAAGAAAGCTTAAAGAGTTCTTATGACGGTGGTGACCTAGGCATAGTTAATGCTGATCATGATGCCAAGGGTATTACATTTATATCTGAGGTTTCAAATTCCAGTTCACAAGTTGTGAACTCCGCTGAGCTTGAGAGACACGATTCTTTTGCAACTAACCATCTTTCAGAGGAGGAAAATGAAACTGCTGCGGTCCAATCTTTTTCCTATTGTGAAACTGAAGAGAACTCAACAGCAGTGCTAGATGTTTCAATTGAACAAGTTACTCAAAACTTGTGTGCTTCTCGTGATCTAGAAGCTTGTATGCATCCCCAAACGCTTCTCGGTGTGAATGATTTAATGGCAGTGGGGAACTCTCAACCAGAAGAGGATTTATTAGTTGAAAAGGATTCTTCAAATGTTCAAGGATTTGAAAAAAATGAAAACTGTTTCAAGGATTTAACCAACAAAATCTGTGCAAACTCAACCACTCATTTTTTAGTCTGTGAGAGTGGCTCATTGAATAGCTCTGCTGCGGAAGCAGATTTTGGGTGGATTTTGCCTATGTCTTCTTCAGAAGCTCTTGGTGATCCTCATGAATCTAGCGGCAGTTTGGTCCCACTTACTGTTCCTTCATCAGAAAGCTTGGAGGAACAGCAGCTTCTCTTTGGTGACATTGATGGTTGTGGTGACACGGTTGCCAGATACGCAGAGTCCATTTCTTTAGATTATAAGGAAAAAGACTATCTAGTCCCAAAGAATGAGCCTGGTCCTGCTCTGGAAAAGTCTATCCAACGTGATCCGCCATTTGTTGCAGATGGAAGAAAACTCAAAACTGTATCAAGCAACGTTGACATTCCTGTAGTAGTTCAGGATAACGAAGTTATGCGGATGAGCAGATCTCTACCCAATATGTGGTCTCCTGATAATGATATGCCTTCTAACCCCGATGACCTAAACTCATCAATTGTACTACAGACAACAGAAGTTGCTGAGGTCGCAGAGGAGGTGCAAAATATTTCAGCCACTCCAAAAATTG AAAGAGATGCCAGATCCAATAATTTATCGAGTGGGAACTGGAGATCATGGTCTTTTTCTTATAAGAGATCAAAAAGCCAGAAAAGTTCTGGCTCATCCGTGGATGAAGATGTAAACTCTGATGCTAAAAGTATTTCAAATAACACAGGTGGTGTCAGAGAAAAAGATGTGCCCAGGTCAAGGATTTCTAAGAAGAAAATAATGTTAACCACTCCAACATCTGAACAGCTGGCCACTTTGAATCTGAAGGAAGGAAAGAATATAGTTGTATTCACGTTTTCGACTGCGATGCTGGGAACACAGCAG GTTGATGCACGTATATATTTGTGGAGATGGGACTCAAAGATTGTTATATCTGATGTTGATGGAACAATTACTAG ATCTGATGTTCTAGGGCAGTTCATGCCTTTGGTTGGGATGGACTGGTCACAGACAGGCGTTGCACATCTTTTTTCGGCTATCAAG GAGAATGGATATCATTTGCTTTTCCTAAGTGCACGTGCTATTTCACAGGCCTATCTCACTAGACAATTCCTGTTTAAACTTATGCAG GATGGAAAGGGATTACCAGAAGGACCTGTTCTTACATCGCCTGATGGACTTTTTCGTTCTTTATTTCGAGAAG TGGTTACAAGATCTCCTCATGAATTCAAAATTACTTGCTTACAG GATGTCAAGGCATTGTTCCCTTCTGATAGGAATCCCTTCTATGCTGGTTTTGGAAACAGAGACACCGACAAGCTCAGCTACCTCAAGGTTGGAATACCTGAAGGAAAAATCTTCACCATCGATCCCAAG GGCCAAATTGTTATGAACCACCACATAGATACAAAGTCATACACCTACATACATGGTTGCGTCGATGGCATGTTTCCACCCTTGTCCTCACGTGAGCAG GAGGATTTTAATTCATGGAATTATTGGAAGCTTCCGTCTCCTATCCGAGATTAG